The following proteins are encoded in a genomic region of Liolophura sinensis isolate JHLJ2023 chromosome 7, CUHK_Ljap_v2, whole genome shotgun sequence:
- the LOC135469816 gene encoding LOW QUALITY PROTEIN: uncharacterized protein LOC135469816 (The sequence of the model RefSeq protein was modified relative to this genomic sequence to represent the inferred CDS: deleted 1 base in 1 codon) has translation MTQESLTNAVAGQSFFMESSQEKTLNILTEKIAAMVAQEVKRTCPVKYKGEDLTVEGRVRSGSSSRENTQQTDIAGAVYTRWGRTKCPSYSTTLYQGLMAGSHYQHKGSGSNHLCLPVNPQWNKTFGGYQFEAYLYGSEFEISSNHRIFHQTNSGGDFFHQRDIQCAVCNTPGRASHVMIPARLECPIGWTVEYLGFLMASHHTHRRSEYVCVDQDPDTHPATAKNVNGNLLYIVEAVCGPLPCPNYVDGYEVTCVVCTK, from the exons atgacccaggagtctctcaccaatgcggtcgct GGACAGTCCTTCTTTATGGAGTCCAGTCAGGAGAAGACTTTAAACATCTTAACAGAGAAGATAGCTGCCATGGTCGCCCAGGAAGTCAAGCGGACATGTCCTGTAAAGTATAAGGGGGAGGACTTGACAGTAGAGGGAAGGGTTCGTTCTGGCTCCTCCTCCAGAGAAAACACACAACAGACAGACATAG cgGGTGCGGTCTATACTCGCTGGGGACGGACAAAATGTCCCAGCTATTCTACCACTTTGTACCAAG GTTTGATGGCCGGGTCACATTACCAGCACAAGGGTAGCGGTAGCAACCATTTGTGCCTTCCTGTAAATCCTCAGTGGAACAAGACTTTTGGCGGATACCAGTTTGAAGCTTACCTGTATGGATCTGAGTTTGAGATTTCCTCAAACCATCGGATCTTCCACCAGACGAACTCAGGCGGGGATTTCTTCCACCAAAGGGACATCCAGTGTGCTGTCTGTAACACACCGGGCAGAGCGAGTCACGTGATGATCCCAGCCCGCCTGGAGTGTCCAATCGGATGGACCGTGGAGTATCTTGGGTTTCTCATG GCTTCACATCATACTCACCGCAGGTCTGAGTACGTGTGCGTGGATCAGGATCCAGATACTCACCCCGCCACCGCTAAAAACGTCAACGGCAATCTGCTGTATATTGTAGAAGCCGTGTGTGGCCCACTGCCGTGTCCAAACTATGTTGACGGTTATGAAGTTACTTGTGTTGTTTGCACAAAATAA